One window from the genome of Echinicola vietnamensis DSM 17526 encodes:
- a CDS encoding HAD family hydrolase, with the protein MSNKDLTFIFDMNGTMIDDMHFHTKAWHQLFNEDLGANLSWEEVKVEMYGKNPEVLDRVFGKGHFTPQEAEEWSMKKEKRYQEEYRPHLALIKGLDEFLEKANDAGIKMAVGTAAIPFNVDFALDNLDIRKYFSAIVTADDVKLSKPHPDTFTMAAEKLKREPEDCIVFEDAPKGVEAAQNAGMKAVVITTAHPKEDFQQYDNVLAFIEDYDDPFIKELI; encoded by the coding sequence ATGAGCAACAAAGATTTAACGTTTATTTTTGACATGAACGGGACCATGATAGATGATATGCATTTTCACACCAAAGCCTGGCACCAGCTTTTTAATGAGGACTTAGGTGCGAACCTGAGCTGGGAGGAAGTGAAGGTGGAAATGTACGGAAAGAATCCTGAGGTACTGGATCGGGTTTTTGGAAAGGGGCATTTTACACCCCAGGAAGCAGAAGAGTGGTCCATGAAGAAGGAGAAAAGGTACCAAGAAGAATATAGGCCTCATTTGGCATTGATCAAAGGCCTGGATGAGTTTCTTGAGAAAGCCAATGATGCTGGCATCAAGATGGCTGTTGGGACAGCCGCGATACCGTTCAATGTGGACTTTGCGCTGGATAACCTGGACATTAGGAAATACTTCTCGGCCATTGTTACGGCTGATGATGTAAAGCTAAGCAAACCACATCCGGATACTTTTACGATGGCCGCAGAAAAGCTGAAAAGAGAACCGGAAGATTGTATCGTTTTCGAGGATGCTCCCAAAGGTGTGGAAGCTGCCCAAAATGCCGGAATGAAAGCCGTGGTGATCACGACTGCCCACCCCAAGGAGGATTTCCAGCAATACGATAATGTGCTAGCTTTTATTGAAGATTATGACGATCCGTTTATCAAGGAATTGATCTGA
- a CDS encoding glycosyltransferase yields MIWWIYSEIYDVFYLDELPCPADKVIQEPRLVSIINQKKAEKKKLVYCSLGTVTREFQRDCEVFFNKVLKGAQENTQLHFILNVGKHFDVHKLDPLPGNVSVFDKVEQHSLLKEVDVMINHGGINSIKECIVNEVPMLVYPLSPYWDQPG; encoded by the coding sequence TTGATTTGGTGGATTTATAGCGAAATATATGATGTGTTTTATTTGGATGAGCTGCCCTGTCCTGCAGATAAGGTTATCCAAGAACCTCGTCTTGTAAGCATTATTAATCAAAAAAAAGCAGAGAAAAAGAAGTTGGTTTACTGCTCACTGGGTACAGTGACCAGAGAATTTCAGCGGGATTGTGAGGTGTTTTTTAATAAGGTACTTAAAGGTGCCCAAGAAAATACCCAACTCCATTTTATACTGAATGTGGGTAAACATTTTGATGTCCATAAGTTGGATCCTTTGCCTGGCAACGTGTCAGTTTTTGATAAGGTAGAGCAGCACAGCCTCCTGAAGGAAGTGGATGTGATGATCAACCACGGCGGGATCAATTCCATCAAAGAGTGTATTGTTAATGAGGTGCCCATGCTTGTTTATCCCCTGTCGCCATATTGGGACCAGCCAGGGTAG
- a CDS encoding SGNH/GDSL hydrolase family protein → MKTPLFLSTLFCLVAIGLSACVTNGTHQSPTPKPSQPPNDKDMTNSTEAMTYLALGDSYTIGEGVSENETYPAQLIDLLNGQGINISLTDIIATTGWTTDELQQGIEAAQIEGNTYSLVTLLIGVNNQYRGRTVENYKVEFEQLLTQAITFAGGSTNRVVVISIPDWGVTRFADQQQVDKKKIADEIDAYNQAQKQIAQEKGVTFLDITTEYRQIGHQDKNLAADGLHPSGNVYRSWAQQLAELLTNRL, encoded by the coding sequence ATGAAGACCCCACTGTTCCTTTCGACCTTATTTTGCCTGGTGGCCATTGGCCTATCGGCCTGTGTCACGAACGGCACGCACCAATCTCCCACACCGAAGCCATCCCAACCCCCAAACGATAAGGACATGACCAATTCCACTGAAGCAATGACCTACTTGGCCCTTGGAGACTCCTACACCATCGGTGAAGGGGTCAGTGAAAACGAAACTTACCCTGCCCAACTGATCGATTTGCTGAATGGCCAAGGGATTAACATTTCACTCACTGACATCATCGCCACCACAGGTTGGACGACAGACGAGCTCCAACAGGGCATTGAGGCAGCCCAAATTGAAGGAAACACCTATTCCCTCGTCACCCTCCTTATCGGAGTCAACAATCAGTATAGGGGCAGAACAGTAGAAAATTATAAAGTAGAATTTGAGCAGTTATTGACTCAGGCAATCACCTTTGCCGGCGGCAGTACCAATCGCGTCGTGGTCATTTCGATTCCCGACTGGGGCGTCACCAGGTTTGCCGACCAGCAGCAGGTAGACAAGAAAAAAATCGCTGACGAAATTGACGCCTACAACCAAGCTCAAAAGCAAATCGCCCAGGAAAAGGGTGTCACTTTTTTGGACATTACTACCGAGTATCGCCAAATCGGACATCAGGATAAAAACCTTGCCGCTGATGGCCTTCATCCAAGCGGTAATGTTTACCGATCTTGGGCACAGCAACTCGCTGAATTATTGACGAATAGGCTATAA
- a CDS encoding S66 peptidase family protein, whose protein sequence is MNKRTFIKALGLTAGLSPMMALKSDVLAAATADAKTILPHALRRGDFVGLVSPSAATNDEILFQFAQETLEALGLKVLRGKHLTDRYGHLAGRDEDRAGDLNAMFANEEIKAIICIRGGSGAARILPLLDYKTIRKNPKPILGYSDITAIHNAIYAQTGLITFHGPNGTGSWNSFNVHQFEQMFYDQKLVKFENEQEKGDDLIVKKNRIQTITPGTAEGIIVGGNLTVLTGIAGSPYLPDFKDKILFLEDVGEDPYRVDRMMSTLMLMGVFDEIKGFIFGQCSECEPSGGYGSLTLWQILEDYIKPLNIPAYRGAMIGHVSKQFIVPIGASIKMDAVNGTFEMTEKIFQN, encoded by the coding sequence ATGAACAAACGCACATTTATCAAAGCATTGGGACTGACCGCTGGTCTTTCGCCGATGATGGCCTTGAAAAGCGATGTCCTCGCAGCCGCTACCGCAGATGCCAAAACCATCCTTCCCCATGCTTTAAGGCGCGGAGACTTTGTCGGGCTGGTGAGTCCTTCTGCTGCCACCAATGACGAGATATTGTTCCAATTTGCCCAAGAGACCCTGGAAGCATTGGGCTTGAAGGTGCTGAGAGGAAAGCATCTTACCGATCGGTACGGCCACCTTGCCGGCAGAGATGAAGACCGGGCCGGAGACCTTAATGCCATGTTTGCAAACGAAGAAATCAAAGCGATCATTTGCATTCGCGGTGGTTCTGGCGCAGCACGGATTTTACCGCTTTTGGACTATAAAACTATCCGAAAAAACCCTAAACCTATCCTTGGGTACAGCGATATCACGGCCATCCATAACGCCATTTATGCACAGACAGGCCTCATCACCTTTCATGGCCCAAACGGCACAGGAAGCTGGAACAGCTTTAATGTCCACCAATTTGAGCAAATGTTTTATGACCAGAAATTGGTGAAATTTGAAAATGAGCAGGAAAAGGGCGACGACCTTATTGTCAAGAAAAACCGGATCCAGACCATCACACCGGGCACCGCAGAAGGCATCATTGTGGGGGGAAATTTGACGGTCTTGACAGGAATCGCCGGATCTCCCTACCTGCCAGACTTTAAGGATAAAATCCTGTTTCTGGAAGATGTCGGGGAAGACCCTTACCGAGTGGACCGAATGATGAGTACCCTGATGCTCATGGGGGTATTTGACGAAATAAAAGGGTTTATCTTCGGCCAATGTTCTGAATGTGAACCTTCTGGCGGATACGGTTCATTGACCCTCTGGCAGATCCTTGAGGATTATATCAAGCCGCTGAACATTCCTGCCTATCGTGGTGCCATGATCGGGCATGTCAGCAAACAATTCATCGTTCCCATAGGAGCCAGCATAAAAATGGACGCTGTCAATGGGACATTTGAAATGACCGAAAAAATCTTTCAAAATTAA
- a CDS encoding D-alanyl-D-alanine carboxypeptidase/D-alanyl-D-alanine-endopeptidase → MKDTKKLILICCLCFPFQLWAQTNPKSVTALENQLGEHSFFSKHLTGFMLYDLEEQQTVYEKNSDLYFAPASTTKLFTFYAALLTLGDTTKRLRYLPKGKDIIIWGTGDPSWKYKPVPDIDMKGFLANYDKVYFSDSNWEDTPYGYGWQWDDYYYAYAAERSPLPIYGNLATVTNLQRSPHLAPPLFANALTITTKAIKDVERDFRSNRFYYNPSTYVIRGRDTKIPFATSTETFALLASKELDKEVIPSKDPLPEKHLVLKGIPLDSIYREMLHESDNFLAEHLLLMVADELHSKLNAEEAIEFITKNYLADLKDEPIWLDGSGLSRYNLFTPRSMVSIAEKIYQIVPDTTLFRLLPQGGRTGTLKNAYRAPTPYIFAKTGTISNNHSLVGYIKTKKGKLYAFAFMNNNYPYKARQVINEMEKVLLYVRDNF, encoded by the coding sequence ATGAAAGACACTAAAAAACTAATCCTCATTTGCTGTTTGTGCTTTCCCTTTCAATTATGGGCACAAACCAACCCAAAATCGGTCACGGCGCTTGAAAACCAACTGGGAGAGCATTCCTTCTTTTCCAAGCACCTTACCGGTTTTATGCTCTATGACCTGGAGGAGCAGCAAACCGTCTATGAAAAAAACAGCGACCTGTATTTTGCCCCTGCCTCGACCACCAAATTATTCACCTTTTATGCCGCATTGCTCACCTTAGGGGATACTACGAAACGCCTTCGCTACCTTCCCAAGGGAAAGGACATCATCATTTGGGGCACTGGAGACCCTTCCTGGAAATACAAACCTGTCCCCGACATTGACATGAAAGGGTTCCTGGCCAACTATGATAAAGTTTACTTTTCCGACAGCAACTGGGAAGACACCCCCTATGGCTACGGTTGGCAGTGGGACGACTATTATTATGCCTACGCTGCCGAACGGTCCCCCTTGCCCATATACGGAAACCTGGCCACCGTGACGAACCTTCAGCGTTCCCCGCACTTGGCTCCACCGCTTTTTGCCAATGCCCTGACCATCACGACCAAGGCCATCAAGGACGTCGAGCGTGACTTTCGTAGCAATCGTTTCTACTATAATCCCAGCACATATGTGATTCGGGGAAGGGATACCAAAATTCCTTTTGCTACCTCCACGGAAACTTTTGCACTGCTCGCCAGTAAAGAGCTAGACAAAGAGGTCATCCCCTCCAAAGACCCTCTCCCCGAAAAGCACTTGGTTCTTAAAGGCATCCCGCTGGACAGTATTTACAGGGAAATGCTCCATGAAAGTGACAATTTTCTCGCCGAACACTTACTGCTCATGGTGGCAGATGAATTACACTCGAAACTCAACGCGGAAGAAGCCATTGAATTCATCACAAAAAACTACCTTGCTGACCTAAAAGATGAACCCATCTGGCTGGACGGTTCAGGACTATCACGGTACAATTTATTTACCCCAAGATCAATGGTGTCCATTGCCGAAAAGATCTATCAAATCGTACCCGACACCACCCTGTTCAGGTTGTTGCCTCAAGGCGGAAGGACTGGAACGCTCAAAAATGCCTATCGTGCCCCCACTCCTTACATCTTTGCCAAGACCGGCACCATCAGTAACAACCACTCCCTGGTAGGCTATATCAAAACCAAAAAAGGTAAGCTTTATGCCTTTGCCTTTATGAACAATAATTATCCTTACAAAGCCCGTCAAGTCATCAATGAGATGGAAAAGGTCCTGTTGTATGTTCGGGATAATTTTTAA
- a CDS encoding GH3 family domain-containing protein: MAILGTLLKRGIRLRESLEQEYSSPLELQKQELKKLLITASKTQMAEKYGFRTILSEFPKEGDAFYKSFSSHVPIYDYDKIYEEWWHKLQEGEKNVTWPKAIKYFALSSGTSGSASKYIPISKEMVKAIRKTGVRQILTLSKYDLPSKLFNKGILMLGGSTDLEFNGTYFAGDLSGITAGKLPIWFQRFYKPGQEIARNKNWADKLEKIVENAPKWDIGIIVGVPAWLQILIEKIIERYEVDTIHDIWPNLTIFVHGGVSFEPYKKGFEKLLAKPLIYLETYLASEGFLAFQALPNRSSMRLVLNNGIFYEFVPFNGLYFDENSELRDDVKPLKIDEVEEGVDYALLISTCAGAWRYMIGDVIRFVSVKDSEIIITGRTKHFLSLCGEHLSVDNMNKAVKMAEDELNIHVREFTVLGVPHGTLFGHHWYIGTDDEVDSERLCAVIDDNLKVLNDDYVTERKHALREVRLDVLPSSVFYDWMREQGKEGGQHKFPRVLKGPRMEAWLEFLEKQ, encoded by the coding sequence ATGGCAATTTTAGGAACATTGCTCAAAAGAGGCATCCGGTTGCGGGAGTCGCTTGAGCAGGAATACAGTTCTCCTTTAGAACTTCAGAAGCAGGAATTAAAAAAATTGCTTATTACGGCCAGCAAAACCCAAATGGCTGAAAAGTATGGTTTTAGAACTATTCTTTCTGAATTCCCGAAAGAGGGGGATGCATTTTATAAATCTTTTTCCAGTCACGTGCCGATTTATGATTACGACAAGATTTATGAAGAATGGTGGCATAAGCTTCAGGAGGGGGAGAAAAACGTTACCTGGCCCAAAGCCATTAAGTATTTTGCCCTCAGCTCAGGAACCTCTGGAAGTGCTTCCAAATACATCCCCATAAGCAAGGAAATGGTCAAGGCCATTCGAAAAACTGGCGTGAGGCAAATCCTGACCCTTTCTAAATATGACCTGCCTTCCAAGTTGTTTAACAAAGGCATTTTGATGCTTGGCGGCAGTACTGACCTGGAATTTAACGGAACCTATTTTGCGGGCGATCTCAGTGGAATTACCGCCGGCAAACTGCCCATTTGGTTTCAGCGTTTCTATAAACCGGGCCAAGAGATTGCCCGTAACAAGAATTGGGCAGACAAGTTGGAAAAGATTGTCGAAAATGCACCGAAGTGGGATATCGGCATCATTGTAGGCGTTCCGGCATGGTTGCAGATTTTGATAGAGAAGATCATCGAAAGGTATGAGGTCGACACGATCCACGATATTTGGCCAAACCTCACCATTTTTGTGCATGGAGGCGTATCATTTGAGCCGTATAAAAAGGGTTTCGAAAAATTATTGGCCAAGCCGTTGATTTATTTGGAGACTTACTTGGCGAGTGAAGGTTTCCTGGCCTTTCAAGCCCTGCCGAACCGCAGCTCCATGCGGCTGGTTTTAAACAATGGGATTTTTTATGAATTTGTCCCTTTTAACGGGCTATATTTTGATGAAAACAGTGAATTGAGGGATGACGTAAAGCCTCTCAAGATCGATGAAGTGGAGGAAGGGGTGGATTATGCCCTTTTGATCTCCACCTGTGCAGGGGCCTGGCGCTACATGATCGGGGATGTGATCAGGTTTGTGTCGGTTAAGGACAGCGAAATAATCATTACGGGAAGAACCAAGCATTTTCTGAGCCTTTGCGGGGAGCATTTGTCTGTGGACAATATGAACAAAGCGGTAAAAATGGCCGAGGATGAGTTGAATATTCATGTCCGGGAATTTACAGTGCTAGGAGTGCCGCACGGCACCTTGTTTGGCCATCATTGGTATATTGGAACAGATGATGAGGTGGACAGTGAGCGGCTTTGTGCAGTGATCGATGATAACCTGAAGGTGCTTAACGATGACTATGTGACCGAACGAAAACATGCACTAAGAGAAGTTCGATTGGACGTGCTGCCTTCCTCCGTGTTTTATGACTGGATGCGTGAGCAAGGTAAAGAAGGTGGTCAGCATAAATTTCCACGAGTACTAAAGGGGCCAAGGATGGAAGCTTGGCTGGAATTTTTGGAAAAACAATAG
- a CDS encoding DUF423 domain-containing protein, translated as MNYISTIKLAAILGALTVAIGAFGAHGLADILEQYGRTDTFETAVKYQFYHVLAIFLVGLLQAKLPNAKILDTAVYAFLTGIIIFSGSLYVLSTTGVTWLGAITPLGGLAFIGGWIMVFLGAKPSAQK; from the coding sequence ATGAACTATATCAGTACGATAAAACTCGCCGCGATTTTAGGGGCTTTGACCGTAGCCATTGGTGCCTTTGGTGCCCATGGGCTGGCGGATATTTTGGAACAGTATGGACGCACTGACACCTTTGAAACGGCCGTAAAGTATCAGTTTTACCATGTCTTGGCTATTTTTTTGGTGGGGCTTTTGCAGGCAAAGCTTCCTAATGCCAAAATACTTGACACCGCGGTTTATGCGTTTTTGACCGGAATCATCATATTTTCGGGTTCGCTTTATGTCCTCTCTACCACCGGGGTGACCTGGCTCGGTGCCATTACCCCTTTAGGAGGCTTGGCCTTTATTGGCGGATGGATCATGGTATTCCTCGGAGCCAAACCCAGTGCCCAAAAATGA
- a CDS encoding LysE family translocator, whose protein sequence is MGFSLVEGIGMGLVLCLIIGPVFFALIQNSIEYGFRHSVVMALGILVSDSIYVVISHFGVSYLTHNPSFKAGLGYVGGAIMIGFGLASFFKKTFNRPNSGGVLAKDPPRRMKGFLKGLSLNGVNPFVLLFWISIAGMVQLKKRYSEGDRLLFYGGMLLTVFSTDLLKAYIAKRLSKFITPIFMLYMNRAVGVILVVFGIRLLWYAVSKSW, encoded by the coding sequence ATGGGATTTTCACTGGTGGAAGGAATCGGAATGGGACTGGTGCTGTGTTTGATCATTGGTCCTGTTTTTTTTGCCTTGATACAGAATAGCATTGAGTATGGTTTTCGTCACTCTGTGGTCATGGCCTTGGGGATTTTGGTGAGTGACAGCATTTATGTGGTCATTTCCCATTTTGGTGTAAGCTACCTGACCCATAATCCCAGTTTCAAGGCGGGGCTTGGGTATGTGGGAGGAGCAATCATGATCGGTTTTGGCCTGGCCAGTTTTTTCAAAAAGACCTTCAATCGGCCAAATTCGGGAGGGGTGCTGGCAAAAGACCCGCCGAGAAGAATGAAAGGCTTTTTAAAGGGACTGAGCTTAAATGGGGTAAACCCTTTTGTGCTGCTTTTTTGGATATCCATTGCCGGGATGGTACAATTAAAGAAACGCTATTCGGAGGGAGATAGGCTGCTGTTTTACGGGGGAATGTTGCTGACGGTTTTTAGCACTGACCTGCTAAAGGCCTATATCGCCAAACGGCTGAGCAAGTTCATTACACCGATTTTTATGCTTTATATGAACAGGGCTGTTGGAGTTATTCTGGTGGTTTTTGGAATAAGGCTCCTTTGGTATGCGGTAAGCAAGTCCTGGTAA
- a CDS encoding DUF294 nucleotidyltransferase-like domain-containing protein: MVDFTKPFSDLPPTAQDSLRQQFKEVKYPKSRRLYLQNQSGIEGFDFIAEGGFEGYFYDRNQKKRRIEQYGPGTWFGGISLLYNKGISLQTVDILPKTVIYRLTPEEFATLCEEHPLFRDHFVREFGERMLEPEFVHFIKGATYYPQQNNITSDTFYTQKVGSLNPRDLITSPATASIAATAKIMGEEKTSCIFITDDTDNIIGYVTDITLRDQVIAQNIPPSSPVETITKKDIVSIDADAYIYESLLLMFQTKTRYLLVVNDGKFSGFISRTKLLSEQSQSPFLFIQSVKQATSVKELREKWSQVPAIVEQLLQRGVKSETVNQVITTVSDTIALRVIDDVIHEVGPPPSRFVFITLGSEGRKEQTLKTDQDNAIIYEDKANEHREEVRAYFLDFADRISTHLDTIGFSFCKGGFMAKNPKWTHSLSHWKRNYDSWMMESTQETVMKYSTFFDNRPIYGDFSILNELHDYMEEQLNAPLERFFFNMATNALQYEPPLTFFKGIRTFTVGEQKVFDIKKAMTPIVDITRVFALKHKIFLTNTGERLDALALANHITEEELLELKQAYYYLMGLRLDRQAKQIMLDKTEPENFISIDSLTKIEKVTLIEIFKVIKNYQMKVKIAFTNTIF; this comes from the coding sequence ATGGTAGATTTCACCAAACCTTTCTCCGATCTTCCCCCTACTGCCCAAGACAGCCTTCGGCAGCAATTTAAGGAGGTCAAGTACCCCAAATCCAGACGGCTTTACCTCCAAAACCAATCCGGTATAGAGGGGTTTGACTTTATCGCAGAAGGTGGTTTTGAAGGATATTTTTATGACCGCAACCAAAAAAAGCGGCGAATAGAACAGTATGGCCCAGGAACTTGGTTTGGAGGAATATCCCTGCTGTATAACAAAGGGATTTCTCTGCAAACGGTGGACATTCTCCCTAAAACCGTGATCTATCGCTTGACCCCGGAGGAATTTGCGACATTGTGTGAGGAGCATCCTTTGTTTAGGGATCATTTTGTCCGGGAATTTGGGGAAAGGATGCTGGAGCCAGAGTTTGTGCACTTTATCAAAGGTGCCACCTATTATCCGCAGCAAAACAACATCACATCGGACACATTCTACACCCAGAAAGTAGGCTCACTAAACCCTCGGGACCTGATCACTTCTCCAGCCACGGCCTCCATTGCGGCTACGGCAAAAATCATGGGAGAAGAAAAAACCAGCTGTATTTTCATCACTGATGACACAGACAATATTATCGGGTACGTCACGGACATCACCCTTCGGGATCAGGTCATCGCGCAAAACATCCCACCTTCCTCACCCGTGGAAACGATCACAAAAAAGGACATTGTCTCCATAGATGCAGACGCGTACATTTACGAGTCCTTGTTACTGATGTTTCAGACCAAAACCCGCTACCTCCTGGTCGTCAATGACGGGAAGTTCTCCGGTTTTATTTCAAGGACCAAACTCCTCAGTGAACAGTCTCAATCGCCCTTTTTGTTTATCCAGTCCGTAAAGCAAGCTACCTCTGTGAAAGAGCTCCGAGAAAAATGGAGCCAAGTACCGGCTATTGTCGAGCAGCTCTTGCAGCGGGGAGTCAAATCCGAAACCGTCAACCAGGTCATCACTACCGTCTCCGACACCATTGCGCTGCGAGTGATTGACGATGTCATCCATGAAGTGGGGCCACCCCCATCGCGGTTTGTATTCATCACCCTTGGCAGTGAAGGCCGGAAAGAACAAACCCTCAAAACCGACCAGGACAATGCCATCATTTATGAAGACAAAGCCAATGAACACCGTGAAGAGGTGCGGGCATATTTTCTGGATTTTGCGGATCGTATTTCCACACACCTCGACACCATTGGCTTTAGCTTTTGTAAAGGCGGATTTATGGCCAAAAACCCCAAATGGACCCATTCGCTCTCACACTGGAAGCGAAACTATGACTCTTGGATGATGGAATCCACCCAAGAAACGGTCATGAAATATTCCACTTTCTTTGACAATCGACCTATTTATGGAGATTTCAGCATTCTGAACGAACTTCATGATTACATGGAAGAACAACTAAATGCCCCCTTGGAGCGTTTTTTCTTCAACATGGCCACCAATGCCCTGCAATACGAACCTCCCTTGACCTTCTTTAAGGGCATCAGGACTTTCACTGTTGGAGAGCAAAAGGTTTTTGACATCAAAAAAGCTATGACTCCCATTGTGGACATCACACGGGTATTTGCGCTTAAACACAAAATCTTCCTGACCAATACAGGGGAACGGCTCGATGCCCTGGCGCTGGCAAATCATATTACGGAAGAAGAACTATTAGAACTAAAACAGGCCTACTATTACCTGATGGGGCTTCGACTGGACCGCCAAGCCAAGCAGATCATGCTGGACAAAACGGAGCCCGAAAACTTTATCAGCATTGACAGCCTGACCAAAATCGAAAAAGTAACCCTAATTGAAATCTTCAAAGTCATCAAAAACTACCAAATGAAGGTAAAGATTGCTTTTACCAATACGATCTTTTAG
- a CDS encoding YggS family pyridoxal phosphate-dependent enzyme, whose amino-acid sequence MHIKENLSELKKQFKKQDCLLIAVSKTKPVSDIQEAYDAGIRHFGENKVQELTEKQPQLPDDIRWHMIGHLQRNKVKYIAPFIHLIHGVDSFKLLKEINKQAQKADRVIACLLQVHIAKEESKFGFSEEEIMDLIKLPEFAALEHVRVIGLMGMATNTDKEAVIRAEFAALKKFMNHLNTLDLPGGMALKELSMGMSGDYQIAQEEGSTMVRIGSAIFGQRNYL is encoded by the coding sequence ATGCACATAAAAGAGAACCTATCCGAGTTAAAAAAGCAATTTAAAAAGCAAGATTGTTTATTGATAGCGGTCAGTAAGACCAAGCCTGTGTCTGACATCCAAGAGGCTTATGATGCTGGCATTCGCCATTTTGGGGAAAATAAAGTCCAAGAGCTTACTGAAAAACAGCCGCAGCTACCGGATGATATCCGTTGGCACATGATCGGCCACCTACAGCGCAACAAGGTCAAATACATCGCGCCTTTTATCCACCTTATCCATGGCGTAGATTCGTTCAAGCTGCTCAAAGAGATCAACAAACAAGCCCAAAAGGCCGATAGGGTGATCGCATGTCTGTTGCAGGTGCATATCGCAAAAGAAGAAAGTAAGTTTGGCTTTAGTGAGGAAGAAATCATGGACCTGATCAAGCTGCCCGAATTTGCTGCGCTCGAACATGTCCGTGTCATCGGATTGATGGGAATGGCAACCAACACCGATAAAGAAGCGGTGATCCGAGCGGAATTTGCAGCCCTCAAAAAGTTTATGAACCACCTAAACACCTTGGATCTTCCCGGTGGCATGGCCCTCAAGGAACTCTCCATGGGCATGAGCGGTGATTACCAAATTGCCCAAGAAGAAGGAAGCACGATGGTCCGCATTGGCAGTGCTATTTTTGGCCAACGAAACTACTTATAG